ATCCTTCTTGTATTGCGAAAAAATGCAGAACATTTCTTAGGATTGGGGTAGATTTTCTTGTATGCTGGTTTTTGGTTAAGATTTGATCCTCAGGAGGGGTGTATATGGCCAAATCAGAAACTCTAGAAGCCATGCCAAGAGATTTTGGGTGCAGCATAAGCTTGGAATCTTCCTACGCTTCTTACGTGGAGAGGAGAATGAAATTGGTAGCCACGAAGTTGGTAGAACTGAAGCCGAACTTTCTTGCGGGAAAGAATATTTTATTGCTGCCGGCCTGGGAGTCCCTATAAATGTCCAGAGAAAGAGGCGGCCGAAATAAAACGCTTTAATGAAAATGTTGGCGGGCAACCTATGTAAATTTGGATGTTCTGAGAAAAGATTGTAAGAATGGGGCAAGGTCGCTTTTTGGGCGTTCCGGAGGTCGAGGAAATGAGCCAGTCCATATCCTCTTCAACAGGAAAAAAGTTAGGACTGGTGCGAAATCTTTTTAGACAGGGGAATTATTATGAGCACTTCAACTGTATCACGGTCAATAAAAAAAACATTTAACACTGTTATGCTGGTTATCTTTGTTTTATTCTGTTCTTCTGGATTGATTGGATTCATGAATATAACTAGTGCGATATTGCCCTTAAGTTTCATTTCAATACTTCTATTTGTATTTTGTTACTTTTTATTATTAAAAAAAATCATTTCTCCAATAGCAGAAATTACAAACACCATAACTACTGTTGCTGAAGATGATTATAAAATCATTAGTGAAAAGGAATTTGGTAATACAGTAAAAGGATGTGCTCTTACTCTGGGTGCTCTTTTAACAGCGGCCAGAGATAAAATTTATTGGTACGAAAGTTTGCTTGATTCCATCCCATGGCCTATTTCCGTAACGGATATGGACATGAACTGGACCTTTGTTAACAAACCGGCCATGGAATTGACAGGGGCAACCCGGGAAGAAGTGCTCGGAAAACAATGCAGTAACTGGGGGGCAGACATTTGTAATACAGAACGTTGCGGCATTGCCTGCCTCAGGCGGGGGCAAAACACTTCCTACTTTACGCAGCCCGGACTGGAAAGAGATTTTCAGGTCGACACCGCCTATCTGACTGACAAATCAGGTCAGCAAATCGGGCATATAGAAGTGGTTCAGGACATTACTGAAATGAACAAGGTAAAGCTGAAAGCGGAACAGGCTCTTCAGGAAGGAAGGCTTCTGGCTGCGGATCAGCTTGATTCGATAGTGCAAAATCTCAGCGCTTCCACGGAACAATTGTACCGTCAGGTCGAAGAAGCCAACTTTGGAGCGCAGACGCAAAGCGAACGCATAGCAGAAACGGCAACGGCCATGGATGAAATGAACGCGACCGTATTGGAAGTGGCCAAAAACGCTTCCGACGCGGCCTCCAACGCCGAAGAAACACGTACCAAGGCCCGGGAGGGTGCTGACATAGTCAATAATGTTGCCGGAGCTATCGCGGATATCGAGCAGCGCGTGCAGGACATGCAGCAGGACGTGAACGGTCTGGGACAGCAAGCCGAAGAGATCGGACAGATAATGAATGTGATTACGGATATTGCCGACCAGACAAACCTGCTGGCGTTGAATGCCGCCATCGAGGCCGCGCGGGCTGGCGAAGCAGGCCGGGGATTTGCTGTGGTTGCTGATGAAGTACGCAAGCTGGCGGAAAAAACCATGTCTGCGACAGAAGAGGTGGGCAATGCCATTACCTCTATCCAAAACGGAACGAGAAATAATATCAGCAATATAGAGCAGGTTGTCGGGGTAGTGACTCAGGGGGCCACTTTGGCTCAGGACTCCGGCCATGCCCTGGAAAGCATTGTTTCGCTCGCTGAAGGAACTTCGTTGCAGGTCAGCGCCATTGCGACTGCGTCGAATGAGCAATCAGCGGCTAACGACGAAATAGCCAGACATACTGAAGAGATCAACAGGATCTCCGGCGAGACCAGCGCCTCCATGGCTCAGGCAACCACGGACCTGTCGCAG
Above is a genomic segment from Maridesulfovibrio sp. containing:
- a CDS encoding methyl-accepting chemotaxis protein — encoded protein: MNITSAILPLSFISILLFVFCYFLLLKKIISPIAEITNTITTVAEDDYKIISEKEFGNTVKGCALTLGALLTAARDKIYWYESLLDSIPWPISVTDMDMNWTFVNKPAMELTGATREEVLGKQCSNWGADICNTERCGIACLRRGQNTSYFTQPGLERDFQVDTAYLTDKSGQQIGHIEVVQDITEMNKVKLKAEQALQEGRLLAADQLDSIVQNLSASTEQLYRQVEEANFGAQTQSERIAETATAMDEMNATVLEVAKNASDAASNAEETRTKAREGADIVNNVAGAIADIEQRVQDMQQDVNGLGQQAEEIGQIMNVITDIADQTNLLALNAAIEAARAGEAGRGFAVVADEVRKLAEKTMSATEEVGNAITSIQNGTRNNISNIEQVVGVVTQGATLAQDSGHALESIVSLAEGTSLQVSAIATASNEQSAANDEIARHTEEINRISGETSASMAQATTDLSQFVQNVEKLQQVIEDLRKV